The stretch of DNA TGGAGAAAATTCAGGAGAACTTTGGGGCACAAGCTTTGAAGTTCACCATGCCGCTGTTAACTGGAGgagaaaaaatgtcaaaaaaagaaTGGGTGACCTTTAAATTTAGTGTAAAATTTCGAGATCTAGTCAATTACTGCAGGAATAATTACCATGTGTTCAAAAGTAAACTGACTGATCCAAATAACATCACAAATCTTCTagacaaaattaataaaatcaaacagaattATGACCAGCATTACAAAGAGATTTACTTTAAGTGCCAAATAAAAagcagaaaagaaaagaaaaaacaagagGAAGAAAATTACAGAGAAAAAGAACaagcaaaacataaaacaaaaataatccaGGAAATGAATAAAATGCCTAAATTTATGGAAAATAGCACAACAAATTTTCTGACTGAAAGGAAAAATTTTATCTCTCATGAAAcggaaaaaaatgtgaaaacgcAAGATAGAGTTCCTCAAGAAAACAAGAGCAATGAATAGGAGGTCAGACAATCAGTAAATTCACTGAAAAGTGCATTtgaaaaaacagcagaaaatataGCCCAGAAACCGGAAACACTCTGGAAAATGAGTGGAACAAGAAAATTGGATAAGAAGAAACAACAGACAATGACAGAACAACAATCAACCACTACAGGTAAGTAAAATTGCATTTTACTACACATTTCCCAAATATCATGACACATTTCTTGAAATATAAATtccttatataaatataaattcattttttctaCAGCTGTCTGGGCCTCAAAGTCCATAAAGCACAGATACATAAAACCTGGTGAGAACACAGATCTCAGGATTGTGATGGTTGGTAAAACTGGAGCTGGAAAGAGTGCAACAGGAAACACCATTCTGGGACGAGAGGAGTTTAAAGAAGATTTATCTAGTGAATCAGTGACTAAGGAATGCCAACAAAATCAGCAGAAGTCAGTAGAAGGTTGAAGAATCTCAGTGATCGACACTCCAGGACTGTATGACACATTAATCAGTGAAGAACAACTGAAGGCTGAGATTGAGAAGTGTGTCTACATGTCTGCTCCTGGTCCTCATGTGTTTCTACTGGTCATAAGACTGGATGTGAGATTCACAGACGAAGAGAAAAACACAGTGAAATTGATTCAGAAGAACTTTGGAGGAAAAGCTGCATGTTATACAATCGTTCTGTTCTCTAGAGGGGATCAGTTAAACAAATCTATAGAAGATTTTCTGGAAATAAACCCCCAGATTAATAAATTAGTCAGTCAGTGTAAAGGCAAATATCATGTTTTCAAAAACAAAGATAAAGAAAATCGATCACAGGTCACTGAACTGCTGGAGAAGATTGACCGAATGGTGAAGGAGAACAGAGGAGAGCATTACACTAATGAGATGTACAAGGAagctcagaggaaaaaagaggaagaagagaagaggaagagagaggaagaggagagacAGGacttagaaaaagaaaaaaagataagaGAGGATGAAAATATGAGGCTTCGTAATAATGTTAAAAGTGTGGCCTTAGTGGGAACAGCTGTGGCAGTGTGTGCAGGAGCAGCAGTTGCTGCAGGAGCAGTGAGTCCAGCTTTAATCTCTGGAGCTGTAGTAGCTGGAGGAGGTGTAGCACTGGCCTCAGTTGCTAGTGGAGCAACACTATCTGAAGCTTTAATTGCAGGAGCATTAGCTGCTGGAAATACAGTACTGTCCTCTGTTTATCCACTGTAAAATCAAATGAATTAGACAGAAAAAGCATGCCAACCGATTAGTTTAAAAAAACTACATGAAGTGAAATAGGAATAGTATGTTGTACTGACAAATGCATAGTTAGAATAGTTTACTTACACAAGAGATCTAGTAACTAAAGAAGAACTGTAGAGTACTTGATCATTTACGTTAGATTTACACTTCACTTAGTacagctacactgtaaaaaaatgctgtaaacaATAAAGCAATATTCTGTGGAAAACGGTGCATTCTGAGCAATATTTGTCATTTGTAAGAAAGTAGCTTACTGCAATATACTGTGAATTAACACCGCTCAAAGTTGACACTCTGACGCCCGTTTCACACTGCAAGCTGAAGCGGCGCATGAGCATAATCACATATTGACTGCAGCTGCAGAGATGCGCGAGTATTCACACTGGAAGTGTTTGTACAGCGTCACAGCAGTGGCTCGAAGCTGCATATAAAGtgagcatttctttacaaagacagctataaatttgtttttataagttgGTCATTGGTACAACACTTGcatataaaagtaaaataaaaaataaataaataaataaaagtcttttgtcatgcattgctgcacacgaatgaggtaagctttgtgttttacatcatcTGCCGCATACACATGTTTACAAGACAGAAAACTCGGCGAAAAAAAGCCAGCTAACTCGGGTTTGATTTGAGTATGCTtcagcctatatatatatatatatatctgtgtaataactaaaataatgtttatactgtatatcatattttatggctagtttactttagttttttataatacaccatactttaacccaaactgaataatttaaaacaagtttaaatgggtaaatcttctataaatattttttcttaattttcttttctgtcATACTCAaattcttgttaaaacacattagacatgcttattctgtgcattttgaaCACTTTTTGAACACTCTATCTAAAGTGTGCTTTCTCTTTCATTGAGCATCAGCAgcgcagcaaaaatagactcggTGCCGAGACCCCCCCCTTCACTGCTGCTTACGCGACGCTCCTGCTGCCGGTGTGAATGCATCCGTTGGTTAACATGCACGCCGAAAACATTAAGCGCTGCTTAcgcttgcagtgtgaaaccaGCGCGAGGCTGTGGTCCAAATCAAACCCTATACCCTTCATTCCCTATTCCCTACATTAtttcactaatatagtccacttgaaagagtgaatgaaaacaaatgaatgaattcagatactgatgaacacctgctgttaacaaaataatgaatgttgtaaaataatgaaaaaacagCAATGTTCTGTAAAACCTAACAGTCAAATTGATTAAATGAAACAAGTTAATTTTACTGAAGTATTAGTGAAAGTTAAAAGAACTCAATAATTGATCAGTAGAgtaaatgttgatttgaagtggtattttatgtgttttttcacaagatgttggtgtttaatgttctgttggGATTTAAAGGGTTTCTGTTTTCTGAGATGTGtgggtcaccattgtgctgaagagttgagcctgtgcttcagtcagtgatgagcTGAGAAACACTGATGATTTAAAGGCAGTGActgtagttgctgatgcagtgacaATCTCTTAGCTCATTTTAATAGCACATGTGCTGTTGTTAGCTAGCAGTTATCTGCAAGAGATTTAAGATGACTTGATGTTTCTAGTTTTAATGGTTTTGTTTAAtttggttatttttatttagtaatattCTGATTTAGTGGACTCAAATGAAATAAGTTCAAGTCAATAATATGCTCATATAGTTATAAATATTAGTTTATGAATTTAAATGGCAGTCAGCCTATTTAAGGCAGTCAATTTATGCAAATGAAATTAGTTGACTTTTAATTGAATGCATGGCATTTTTACAGCAACATACTATAATGTAGATTACggtaaataattgtaaatttaacagtaaataaacAAAGTTGCCAGTATGTTAATGTAAATTCATGACATTGTTTAACATGGTTCCATTGTTGTGTTTTGCATGCTGAATGTTTAACCCCCAGGGGTCTGAATGTAACAACTTTTCTTTCTCTAAGTCTCATTGTTACCACAGGGTACTTTTAGGTTAGTATTGGATTGTACACCTTAAAAGTCTCAATTTAATAAAGCATGAACAAAGCATAAGACTCTCATTGATCAATCCATGTATTAACAAACATCATTCAAACCACATACAACCCtcataactcaaaaaataaaatgaattgagTCTATGAATCAAAAGGTGTTTGAATGAGACATATAAAGTCCCACAGCAATCAGAGTCCAAAACAAAAAAGCCATCCAAAAAAACACGATAatctcagcaaaaaaaaaaggtgtaagagagaaaaaggagaaaaaaaacccaACAGTCTAACTTCTCAGGGATTTCTGGATTCCTAAGGCAATGCCActgaaaaggaaaaaatattCCTCAAATGATCCCAAAAGGAGAAAACATGATAATCCACTGGTAACAGGCCTCAAAAACCATCAGGTAATCCTTCACTCAGTGTGCCAGATCAAACTTAGTCCATTGCACTCGCACAGGTGAGAGCCTGCCATTCTCCACACCTTTATTGGCTTGTCTTCCCAGCATGCCTCCCCATGAGCTACAACTTCCCTCCAAATCCCCGCCCCTTGACCTCCTTACCCAAAGGCCTTTTACAATAAGAGTCCTTCCTCCCATAACACATTCAAATTCAATGTAACAAATCCCCTGCCCCACAGAAAATGGTTTACTTACAAATAGTTTACATAAATAACCATaaccaaaaatataaacaaataaataatcatcAAAACATTAACTGAGAATTTTTCTGATTTGTGGAAGTGTAACATGAGTGATTCTGGGGCCCATGAcatgttttgacatgccctgacatttgtgcttattTCAGCTACTCATTCCATACTATTGGCCAACATGTAATGTTGCTGTATTCTCCACAAACTCTGCTGCAATAATATGTAAAATAGAtgtacatgtttttgaaaataaagatAATGCGTGGTTAgtatgttttggagaaaaatgtCCTTGCAATAAGGCTATAAAACACATACTGAATATTTGTTCACAAGTCTTTTGTAGTTATCAAGCTTGTAGGCTTACTAtacaattatgtaaaaaatattctAAACACTTTAACACAAACAATATAATGATTTTAATTTGTAAGTCAGTTTTTGTGTCACCATTGCTGTATGTGTGGGAGTGTTGATGGCCATGAATACTTCACACCAGGAGAGACAAAAGACACTCCCCCAGGGGCTAATGGCCCAACAAAGAGGAATGCTGTGAGGCAGCCTGAACAAAGATTGTGAGGAGATTCAAAGattttaatctgttttattGTAATTCCTCTATGTGGAGGAACTAAATGTTGTGCCTTACAGtgctaaatatataaacatatacagtattgtttaaaagtttgttATACacgttaaattattatttttaaaagtgccattgaacgtttttttacaagataagtaatataagtctaaggtgtcccctgaatgtgtctgtgaagtttcagctcaaaataccccatagatttttttttattcattttttacatcTATTTtagggcataattagaaatgcgacAATTCgtgttgcggcccctttaaatgctcatgctctccgcccacggagctcgcgcttgcctgaaacagtgcataaacaaagttcacactgcAAATATAACACTCAAAATTgacctttacaaagtgttcgtcatgcatactgcatgcatgcgtcagattatgtgagtattgtatttatttggatgtttacatttgattctgaatgaatttgaggctgtgatccgtggctaacagctaatgctacactgttggagagatttataaagaatgaagatgtgtttatgaattatacagactgcaagtgtttaataatgaaaataacgacggctcgtgtctccgtgaatacaataagaattgatggtaactttaaccacatttaacagtacattagcaacatgctaacgaaacatttagaaagacagtttacaaatatcactaaaaatatcatgatatcatgcaTCATTGGTGGTCACGCCGGTCTTgaccaccgcgttttttttctaaccagtgtgaaagagactcaaaatactccgtcaatgttgcacatacaattaagagttatacaccattttaatctgtggaatatcttcttttatttgtgtacactcagagtaaaaacaaaatgttgcgctttttgtaaaataaagaaaactaacatgatgcgtgatctctcgtctccctctgaacgaagtccaatctgatagttctcagaaaatgaactgtaacttag from Chanodichthys erythropterus isolate Z2021 chromosome 8, ASM2448905v1, whole genome shotgun sequence encodes:
- the LOC137025095 gene encoding GTPase IMAP family member 5-like, which codes for MNCLTGDSQDLRIVLLGVSGAGKSSIGNAILGREAFKVSGTRESEIQGGRVEDRNISIIDTPGFFNTQLTDEEMKKQMMKSLDLSDPGPHVFLLVINVENFEQDKRNIVEKIQENFGAQALKFTMPLLTGGEKMSKKEWVTFKFSVKFRDLVNYCRNNYHVFKSKLTDPNNITNLLDKINKIKQNYDQHYKEIYFKCQIKSRKEKKKQEEENYREKEQAKHKTKIIQEMNKMPKFMENSTTNFLTERKNFISHETEKNVKTQDRVPQENKSNE